The following coding sequences lie in one Ketobacter sp. MCCC 1A13808 genomic window:
- a CDS encoding glutathione S-transferase family protein, with the protein MYNIYGFGTFNPLKVVFTAEELGLEYQFHPVDLAKGENRHPDYLAIHPLGKIPALEHNGNTFIESASICRYMANCSGQQLYSQDPVAAAQIDQVMDLMQTHIGRWLGAFFWQEIVMPMMKQQPDQAVLAEAKGWLDKQLPVIDDILAKKAFLGGSRFSIADTFAFPLLNTSEITSVDLGPYQHIQRWYGEISSRPALQRAKQQIGQMK; encoded by the coding sequence ATGTACAACATATACGGATTCGGCACTTTTAACCCGCTTAAAGTGGTTTTCACTGCCGAGGAATTGGGCCTGGAATACCAATTCCACCCGGTGGATCTGGCGAAAGGCGAAAACCGGCACCCGGACTATCTGGCAATTCATCCATTGGGAAAGATTCCGGCCCTGGAGCACAACGGTAATACGTTTATCGAGAGTGCCAGTATCTGCCGGTATATGGCAAATTGCAGTGGTCAGCAATTGTATTCTCAGGACCCGGTGGCAGCCGCGCAAATCGATCAGGTTATGGATTTGATGCAAACCCACATAGGCCGATGGCTGGGTGCATTCTTCTGGCAGGAAATCGTAATGCCAATGATGAAACAGCAACCGGATCAGGCGGTATTGGCCGAAGCCAAGGGGTGGCTGGATAAACAATTACCGGTGATCGACGACATTCTGGCAAAGAAAGCCTTCCTGGGTGGTAGCCGTTTCAGTATTGCTGATACCTTTGCCTTTCCGCTGCTCAATACCTCGGAGATCACCAGTGTCGATCTCGGGCCTTACCAGCATATTCAACGTTGGTACGGTGAAATCAGTTCGCGTCCGGCGTTACAGCGAGCGAAACAACAGATCGGACAAATGAAGTAA
- a CDS encoding class I adenylate cyclase translates to MTQPKEIAPDLQEGIDRKLLKQLRERFLEVNHGRLERMLSTLSVRHRMFLESLPLLLHINHPSLPGYVSGSTPNGVCGFTPNKANLRAASSISRSFAYRKRPLQQERIFSIFLMGSTGTVAHSDTSDMDIWICYDPALSQGAVDELQDKLHGIEVWADSIGLEVHFFLMDPIKFRNGVRSDLSGEDCGSAQHYLLLDEFYRTSIMVAGRYPLWWMIPAYDENRYTEIADMLLRKRFLKPDDCVDFGGISDFPAGEFIGAGMWQLYKGIDSPYKSVIKIVLTEVYASEYPNVESLSIVYKKKVYAGNLDLDELDPYVMLYRKIENYLIERKELRRLELIRHCFYFKVNESLSRTPNQVMTNWRRQVMLRLVREWGWNENYIQQLDDRRYWKVNRVSMERQELVQELNHSYRFLSSFARENNIEALIKQEDMNILGRKLYAAFERKGGKIELVNPGITASLVEEHLSFHYVRDEEHGINNYWAVFSGYLKEREARGREPTKKGRSIIELISWCYFNKLLDQTTRLSVEDNDTDMTEHELQQTVQSFFQIHGETLPYAPQQNFDHSAFPTKITLYINAGIDPMRPMTLKGIHRLSDQSDALSYSAFHHNLAITVDQVTFNSWGEIICSHYSGENALIDCLVHYMRQIPPDGSIPLPRLDVRCYCPSRASAIALRVEELFRDIISCYYSGTRSLDTRYILEIEQFIYMLQFRRNTPYVRGMRNYKDLIEALGESQPQYSQIVVDRNALVKHPLRMVAKMGAPGRIQAFYQSNGDQADIFIHDELGSIFFTQKNYFDEKTVLNPIRHFLENIQLRRSTLDRKDDIPSQKVAYYYISRNRRGDMQTRRKEFKALEHDEEHHSIQAIAQTGTFGDVFYTIYCDNQEFSQLEYGDALFAAVAGYIASLRRNREQYPCYITDLDLSQLDLPQGEQLQTVQFLQHKEKLESAINSALRLA, encoded by the coding sequence ATGACGCAACCAAAAGAAATTGCGCCGGATCTGCAGGAAGGTATAGACCGCAAGTTACTGAAACAATTAAGAGAACGCTTCTTAGAGGTCAATCACGGTCGTTTGGAGCGGATGCTGTCTACGCTGAGCGTGCGGCACCGTATGTTCCTGGAGTCACTGCCGCTACTACTACATATCAACCACCCATCATTACCGGGCTACGTTTCAGGTAGCACACCGAATGGTGTGTGCGGCTTCACCCCCAACAAAGCCAACCTGCGTGCCGCCAGCAGCATTTCCCGAAGTTTTGCCTACCGCAAACGCCCACTGCAGCAAGAACGAATTTTCAGTATCTTCTTAATGGGCAGCACCGGCACCGTTGCCCATTCGGATACCAGTGATATGGATATCTGGATCTGCTATGACCCGGCCTTAAGCCAGGGAGCCGTTGATGAGTTGCAGGACAAGTTACATGGCATTGAAGTCTGGGCTGACTCCATCGGCTTGGAAGTGCATTTCTTTTTGATGGATCCAATCAAGTTCCGCAACGGTGTGCGCAGCGATTTGTCCGGTGAAGACTGTGGCAGCGCCCAGCACTACCTGTTGCTGGATGAGTTTTATCGCACCAGCATCATGGTGGCCGGTCGCTATCCTTTATGGTGGATGATCCCGGCCTACGATGAAAACAGATACACAGAAATTGCCGACATGCTGCTTAGGAAGCGCTTTTTAAAGCCTGACGACTGTGTTGACTTCGGCGGTATCTCCGATTTTCCAGCTGGAGAGTTTATCGGCGCCGGTATGTGGCAACTGTATAAGGGCATTGATTCGCCTTATAAATCCGTTATCAAAATAGTGCTAACGGAAGTCTACGCCAGCGAATACCCCAATGTAGAAAGCCTGAGCATCGTCTATAAAAAGAAAGTGTATGCCGGCAACCTGGACCTGGATGAACTTGATCCTTATGTAATGCTGTACCGTAAAATCGAGAATTATTTGATCGAACGTAAGGAGCTACGGCGCCTTGAGCTGATCCGCCACTGTTTCTATTTCAAGGTCAATGAAAGTCTTAGCCGAACCCCCAATCAGGTTATGACCAATTGGCGACGTCAAGTGATGCTGCGCCTGGTGCGGGAGTGGGGCTGGAACGAGAATTACATTCAGCAACTGGATGATCGACGCTATTGGAAAGTAAACCGCGTCAGCATGGAACGCCAGGAGCTGGTACAGGAGCTAAACCACAGCTATCGCTTTCTCTCCAGTTTTGCGCGTGAAAATAACATCGAAGCCTTAATCAAACAGGAAGACATGAACATTCTGGGGCGGAAGCTGTACGCCGCATTCGAGCGCAAAGGAGGCAAAATCGAACTGGTTAACCCTGGTATTACAGCCAGCCTGGTAGAAGAACATTTATCGTTTCATTACGTGCGCGATGAAGAACATGGCATCAATAATTACTGGGCGGTGTTTTCAGGTTATCTCAAAGAGCGCGAAGCCCGTGGTCGCGAGCCAACCAAGAAAGGCCGTAGTATTATCGAATTAATCTCCTGGTGCTATTTCAATAAACTGCTGGATCAAACCACTCGCTTATCGGTAGAAGACAACGACACCGATATGACTGAGCACGAATTACAACAAACCGTACAATCTTTCTTTCAGATTCACGGTGAAACGCTGCCTTACGCACCGCAGCAAAATTTTGATCACTCCGCGTTTCCCACCAAAATCACCCTGTATATCAATGCCGGTATCGACCCGATGCGGCCCATGACCCTAAAAGGCATCCACCGCCTGTCGGATCAAAGTGACGCACTCAGTTACAGCGCCTTTCATCACAACCTGGCCATCACCGTCGATCAGGTGACTTTTAATAGCTGGGGTGAAATTATTTGCAGTCACTACTCCGGGGAAAACGCGCTCATCGATTGCCTGGTTCATTATATGCGCCAAATCCCCCCCGATGGTTCGATTCCGTTGCCGCGACTGGACGTTCGCTGCTACTGCCCCAGCCGCGCCAGCGCCATCGCACTGCGAGTGGAAGAATTATTTCGGGATATAATCTCATGCTATTACAGTGGCACCCGTAGCCTGGACACCCGTTACATTCTGGAAATCGAACAGTTTATTTATATGCTGCAGTTCCGCCGTAACACACCTTATGTGCGGGGAATGCGCAATTATAAAGACCTGATTGAAGCGCTGGGCGAGTCGCAACCCCAATACAGCCAAATCGTCGTGGACCGTAATGCCTTGGTGAAACACCCCTTGCGCATGGTGGCCAAGATGGGGGCGCCGGGCCGTATTCAAGCGTTCTATCAAAGCAATGGTGATCAGGCCGATATATTTATACACGACGAACTGGGGTCTATTTTCTTTACCCAGAAAAACTATTTTGATGAAAAAACCGTACTTAACCCGATTCGGCATTTTCTGGAAAACATACAACTCAGGCGCAGCACGCTGGACCGCAAGGACGACATCCCTTCACAAAAAGTGGCCTATTACTACATCTCCCGTAACCGTCGTGGCGATATGCAAACCAGGCGCAAAGAATTTAAAGCCCTGGAGCATGACGAGGAGCATCACAGTATTCAAGCCATTGCCCAGACCGGCACCTTTGGCGATGTGTTCTACACCATCTATTGTGACAACCAGGAATTCTCGCAACTGGAGTACGGTGATGCGTTGTTTGCCGCCGTGGCCGGTTACATCGCATCCCTGCGACGCAACCGTGAACAATACCCCTGCTACATCACTGACCTGGACCTCAGTCAGCTGGACTTACCCCAGGGCGAGCAACTGCAAACCGTTCAGTTTCTACAGCACAAAGAAAAGCTGGAAAGCGCAATCAACTCCGCCTTGCGACTGGCGTGA